From the Pseudodesulfovibrio indicus genome, the window CTCCCCGGGCCAGCGCATCGGCTCCAAGGGGTTCCCCGGGACCACCATCGAAGTCCTCGGACCCGCGTCCGACGACGTGGGCTGGCTCAACGCGGGCGCGGAGATCATCGTCCAGGGCAACGCCGCCAACGGCGTGTGCAACGCCATGGCCCAGGGCAAGGTCTTCATCGCGGGCAACATCGGCTCGCGCGGCATGACCATGACCAAGACCAACCCCCGGTTCGACCCGCCCCAGCTCTGGGTGCTCGGTTCCGTGGGCGACTACTTCGCCGAGTTCATGGCCGGGGGCACCGCCGTGGTCTGCGGCGTGGAGGCCCAGAATCCCAAGAACGTCCTCGGCTACCGTCCCTGCGTGGGCATGGTCGGCGGCCGCATCTTCGTGCGCGGCCCCATCGACGGCTTCTCCCAGGCCGACGCCATGATGGAGCCCATCGACGACGAATCCTGGGGTTGGCTGACCGAGAACGTCGAACAGTTCCTCAAGAAAATCAAACGCTCGCGCCTCCTGAAGCGGCTCACCCGCCGCGAGGAGTGGCAGCTCATCCGGGCCAAGACCCCGTTCGAGAAGAAGGGCAAGGTGCGCCGCGCCATGCACGACTTCCGGGTCAACGTCTGGGACGCGGAGCTGGGCCGGGGCGGCATCATCGGCGATTTGACCGATCTCGACCGCTCGCCCATCCCGCTCATCGTGCACGGCGACCTGCGCCGCAAGGTGCCTGTCTGGGAAAACCGCAAGTACATGGCCCCGTGCCAATCCAGCTGTCCCACCGGCATGCCGGTGCAGAAGCGCTGGCAGCTGGTCCGAGACGGGCTGGTGGACGAGGCCGTTGATCTGGCCCTGGCCTACACCCCGTTCCCGGCCACGGTCTGCGGCTATCTCTGCCCGAACCTGTGCATGCAGGGGTGCACCCGCACCACCCAGCAGGGCATGGCCGCCGTGGACATCACCAAGCTCGGCCGCGAGGGACACAAGTCCAAGGCTCCGGCGCTGCCGCCCCTGTCGGGCAAGCGCGTAGCCGTCATCGGCGGCGGCCCGGCGGGCATCTCCGTGGCCTGGCAGATCCGCATGAAGGGGCACGAGGCCGTTGTCTACGACATGGCCAAGACCCTGGGCGGCAAGATCACCTCGGCCATCCCCTACAGCCGCGTACCCAAGGAGGTCGTGGAAAAGGAAGTCGAGCGCGCCGCCAAGGTCATCCCCCACGTCCATCTGCAGCAGCAGCTCAAGGCCAAGGAGTTCGAGGCCCTGCGCGACGAATACGACTTCGTGATCCTGGCCGTGGGCGCGCAGAAACCGCGCGTCATCCCGGTTCCGGGCCATGAGCGCATCTATCCGGCCCTGACCTTCCTCAAGGATGCCAAGGCCGGAACGGCCAAGATCGGCAAGAAGCTGGTCATCATCGGCGCGGGCAACGTGGGCTGCGACGTGGCCACCGTGGCCGCCGGCGTCGGGGCCGAGGAGATCACCCTCATCGACATCCAGGAACCCGCCTCCTTCGGCAAGGAGCGCAAGGAAGCCGAGGCCGTGGGCGCGCGCTTCAAGTGGCCCTGCTTCACCAAGGAAATCACGGACGAGGGCGTTCTGCTGCAATCCGGCGAACTGCTTGAGGCCGACACGGTCATCATGTCCATCGGCGACCAGCCGGACGTGGACTTCCTGCCCGACAACATCGCCCTGGACCGGGGCCACGTGGTCGTCAATGACGACTACCAAACCACGGATTCCAAGGTCTTCGCCATCGGCGACACCGTCCGGCCCGGCCTGCTGACCCACGCCATCGGCCACGGACGCCGCGCAGCGGAGGTCATCGACGACATCTTCAACAACCGCCGCCCGCGAAGCGACACCCGCGAGATGATCGACTATACCCGCATGACGCTCGAATACTTCGACCCGCGCGTCATCGAATTCAGCGACATGAACCAGTGCGGCGCGGAATGTTCCAGCTGCGGCTCCTGCCGCGACTGTTACATCTGCGATACCCTCTGCCCGCAGAACGCCATCAAGCGCAATGAGCTGCCCGACGGCGGCTTCGAGCGCGTGGTCGACCCGGACAAGTGCATCGCCTGCGGCTTCTGCGCCGACTCCTGCCCCTGCGGCATCTGGGACATGAAAAACCCCGCCCCCATGGAATAACCGCCGGCGGAGCAGTCACCAATAAACAAATGGACCGCGAGGCTTGCCTCGCGGTCCTTTTTTTGCGTTTCCTGCGGTCGGAGGACTGCGGCGAGTTGGGCAATGCAAGGCGCGTGCGCACCTTTCCTTTGCTTGTCGCCGGGCGCCTTCGGCCCGGAATATTCCAGGAGATATCGATCCCGAATCACCGGGGAATCTCCAGCATCTGCTGCAACGTCTGTGTTGATCCATTCGTAGTTCGGCATTTCGCTAAAACAGCAATCGAATATTATAAAAATATTCTGTATTGAAAGGTTTTAGGTCGAAAATTTCACTTCGAAAGGAATTCACTATTTATAAATACGCAAAAAGAAAACTTTGTCTATAGAATTTTTCTATGTAAGTTTTGGAGTAGTCGATGGTCGCTATAATTCAAAGGTAGATATGTAATAATCAGTGTCGAAACAGAGTGTACGCTATGAGAATATAATGGATTTCACTCTTGCATTGTGGTCGTTGGGCTAACATTTAATAGAAATTGGATTGATATTAACCATATTACGGAGAGTGATCATGAAATTATTCGAGCGGGTGTCTGTAAAGCTAGGAACGGCATTTTCCTGCACCATAATACTGTCTATAGTGCTGGGTGTTTTTTCTCTGGTGCGTATGTCTGCAATAAATAGCGACTCGACTATAATGAATGACAACTGGATACCGTCGCTCGTTAACATCAACAAGATTAATACGGCGACATCCGATTTTCGCATCGCCGAGTTGCAGCACACTTTGTCAATGACCGAAAAGAGCATGCAGCGGTTTGAACAGGATATGGATGCCCAGTTGGCGCTCATTGCCGAGGCGGAAAAAAAGTACGTGCCGCTCATCTCTTCCGAAACGGAACAAGCGATGTTCGATCGGTTCATGGAAATGTGGAAGCGCTACATGACGTTGCATGCAAAGTTCCTTGATATGTCCCGCAACAACAGGACGGATGAGGCCAAGGCGCTCCTGCGCGGCGAAGGGCAGGAGCTCTTCGACAAGGCCAGCGCCACGCTCGGTGAACTCATCCAGCTGAACAATGAGGGAGCGAACGAACAGAGCGCGATGGGAGACGCCAATTACGAGAGCGCGAAGTTGTGGGTCATCTGCATCCTGTTGTCGGTGGTCGTCATCAGCGTCATCCTGAGCTTGTTCATAGTCCGGAGCCTTCTCAACCAGCTCGGTGAGGAGCCTGCTCGCCTGGCCGACATTGCCGGGAGGATCGCCGGAGGTG encodes:
- a CDS encoding FAD-dependent oxidoreductase translates to MAKKIQRIDGHENGVRVESRILEERIQSAVRQGGRRLEVDAMGQHGIGGRLWISKDEPISVTITGSPGQRIGSKGFPGTTIEVLGPASDDVGWLNAGAEIIVQGNAANGVCNAMAQGKVFIAGNIGSRGMTMTKTNPRFDPPQLWVLGSVGDYFAEFMAGGTAVVCGVEAQNPKNVLGYRPCVGMVGGRIFVRGPIDGFSQADAMMEPIDDESWGWLTENVEQFLKKIKRSRLLKRLTRREEWQLIRAKTPFEKKGKVRRAMHDFRVNVWDAELGRGGIIGDLTDLDRSPIPLIVHGDLRRKVPVWENRKYMAPCQSSCPTGMPVQKRWQLVRDGLVDEAVDLALAYTPFPATVCGYLCPNLCMQGCTRTTQQGMAAVDITKLGREGHKSKAPALPPLSGKRVAVIGGGPAGISVAWQIRMKGHEAVVYDMAKTLGGKITSAIPYSRVPKEVVEKEVERAAKVIPHVHLQQQLKAKEFEALRDEYDFVILAVGAQKPRVIPVPGHERIYPALTFLKDAKAGTAKIGKKLVIIGAGNVGCDVATVAAGVGAEEITLIDIQEPASFGKERKEAEAVGARFKWPCFTKEITDEGVLLQSGELLEADTVIMSIGDQPDVDFLPDNIALDRGHVVVNDDYQTTDSKVFAIGDTVRPGLLTHAIGHGRRAAEVIDDIFNNRRPRSDTREMIDYTRMTLEYFDPRVIEFSDMNQCGAECSSCGSCRDCYICDTLCPQNAIKRNELPDGGFERVVDPDKCIACGFCADSCPCGIWDMKNPAPME